The nucleotide sequence GGCGCCCCCGCGCGGGTAGTGACCGCACACCTCGCCGTGGATGGTGAGCATCCGGTCGAGCTCGTCGCCGGTCAGATCGTTGATGAAGTAGCAGGTTCCGATCGGCCTGGGTACGGCAGCCCGGAGTTGGCCGTCGCGGGTCTGGATGATCGCATCGGTTCCCTTGCCCAGCAGTTCGGAGGTGAGGTGGGGGCTGTTCAGGGCAAGCCCGAGCCGGCTCATCAGCCAGAAGATCCGGTCGCGCTCGCTGACCGAGATGTAGCCGCGCTGCTCGGCAAGGGTGGTCGAGAAGGCCATGTCGATGTTGATGGCCTGGCCGTGGAAGAACGGAACCTCGGGCGTCAGCTCCAGCACGGGGCTCCAGGTGTGGCCGAAGGCGATCACCCGGTCGAGATCGAGCTCGTGCAGGTTGGGAACCTCCAGCCGCAGCATCGTCTCGATGGCCTGGTAGGTGACCTGCTGGGCGATCTCCCGCAGCTCCTGCGTCCCGTCGAGATGACCGAACCGGGTGTGCAGCAGATCCTCGCCGTACTTCTCCAGGAGCTCGAAGATCCCGCTGTTGGCGACGGTGGAGATCTTGATCAGCTCGGCCATCCCGTTGCGAACCTGGTCGGTCGGAAGGGTTTTCAGGAACGAGAAGTCCAGGATGACCTTCTGGGATGCGTGGTAGGCACCCAGGCGGTTCTTGGATTTTCCGTGGTTCACGCCCACCTTGATGGAGACGCTCGCGTCGATCAGTCCGATCAACGTCGTGGGGATCCGGATGTAGTTCGTCGATCGGCGGTAGGAGGCACAGGCGAACCCGGCTACATCGGTCGTCAGGCCGCCACCGACGACCAGCACCGGTTCGGTGCGCAGCAGCCCGAACTCGCCGAACGCGTCCACGATCGATTCGACCGTCCGCAGGGTCTTGGCGGTTTCCCGGATGGCGACCGGGAACATCGTCAGATCGATGTGGTGGTAGTCGAAGTAGGCACGCATCTGCTCGCCGTTCAGCGCGTACACGGCGTCGTCGATGACCATCAGGCAACGCCCGAGATGGCGGTAGCTGTCGGCGATCTCGGTGTTCTCGACGTTGAAGGCGCCATCGACGTACAGCAGCGAGTAGTCGATCTTCTCGTAGGCCTCGATGTGGAATGCGGTGTCCGTCGCGGTGAAGGTCGGTTGCAGCTGGGCGGTCATTTTTGATGCATCTCCAGTTCGTTGGTCGGCGCGCAGGGCGGCGCACGCGCGCGGCAAGGAGCACTTGCCTGCACGCAGGATCGAGTGGGTGAGGTTCGGCCGATCAGTTCAGTCCGGCGACCAGCTGCAGTTCGCGCACGTCCAGCCGGTCGACGCTGCGATCGGCGGCGGCGACGTCGTGCCCGGCCGTGTTCTCGTTCAGGAAGGCGACGCAGACCAGACCGGCGGCTACGGCGGACTGCACACCGTCGACGTTGTCCTCGATGGCGACGCACTGCGTCGGGCTCTCGTCCAACATCTCGAGCGCGTACGAGTACGCGGCCCGGTCCGGCTTCGGCTGTCCCACGCTCGACGAGTCGACGACGACGTCGAAGTCCTGGCGGCGTACCTGGGGGCTCAGCGCCGCCAGCAGCGCCGAGACGTTCTCGCGGGAAGTGGTCGTCACCAGACCGACCTTCCAGCCGCTCTTCCTGGCGTCCCGGATGGTGTCGACGACGCCTTCACGCGGCGCCAGCTCCGACGTCGCCAACGCGTCCTGGAAAATCCTGGATTTCGTCTCGTGCACCGCCCGGGCGTCGACGCTGTGCCCCAGTGAGTGGGCGTAGTCGGCGACTCTGTCCTGCCCGCCGCTCCTGGACAGCATGGTGCGGTAGGTCTCGCGATCCCAGTGCCAGTCGAGGCCGTGGGCCTCGAACGCCTGGTTGAATGCGCGACGCTGGAGTTCGGAGGTGTTGGCGACGGTGCTGATCGAGCCGAACAGGATTGCTGACATCTGGGGTAACCCATTCTGTTGGTGGTCTGCCTGGTCGCAGGCGGGGAAAGTTCCGACCGAGCGCGTGGCCGCGGCGTGGTCAGGTCCGGCGAGAACGACCTGGGCCCAGTTCATGTCGAGCTGACCCTTTCGACGAACGCACCAATCTCCGTACCGGTGGCCGGCAAGGAAGCGCCGGACCGGGGTGGCCGTCACGTTCTGTTCGGTCATCGGTGTCCTCGTTCCATCACTCGGATGATGCCCAGACTTTTCTACCCACACCGGGGCCAAACTCTGCAAATCGTGCAACGACGGCGACTCCCTTCCCTCCCGCCGACGGTGGCCCGCGCCGGGCACCGGTGGTTTTCCCTGGTCAACCTGCGCCGCTTCGGCATGCAACGGATCCGATGTCAGGGACGTCATGATGGGAGATGATGATTGCGAAGTGGGGTGGACAGCAGAATGGGGTCGCCGGTGCGCACGGACGGTGGAAGGTCGACGGTCGAGATCGATCGGCGTCGACTGCCGCTCCAGGACGAGACGACGCCCGCTGACGGGTTCGGGCCTGTCCGGTCCTCGGCCGTGACCGACTCCGGACGACCTGCGGGGACGACGACGACGATCCCGCTCCGGTGGCTGCCGTACGCGCTGTGGGCCTTCTTCGCCGGGGTGTACTCGCTGCTGTCGCTGACCAGGTTCAACATCCTGTCGACGCCGTCGTGGGACAACGCGATCTTCCAGCAGGCGATCAGCGGCTACGCCCACCTTCGGGCTCCGATCGTGGACATCAAAGGTCCCGGCTACAACATCCTCGGCGACCACTTCTCCCCCATCCTGGCGATGCTGGCACCGGTCTTCCGGCTGTTCCCGTACGCGCAGACCCTGCTCGTCGCCCAGGCCGTGCTGATCACGCTGTCCGTGGTACCCGTCACCCGGATGGCCCTGAGGCGACTGGGGCCCGCCGGTGGCGCCGCCGTCGCGCTGGGCTACGTGCTGTCCTTCGGGATCCAGTCCGCCGTCTACACCGACTTCCACGAGATGGCCTTCGCAGCACCGCTGATCGCCTTTGCCGGGGAGGCCTACCTGCGGCGCCGCTGGTGGGCCGCGGCAGCGTGGGCGCTGCCGCTGCTGCTGGTCAAGGAAGACCTCGGGGTCACCGTCGCAGCCATCGGTGTGGTGCTGCTGTTGTTCGCCGGAGCCCGGAGGATCGGAGCAGGGCTGGTCGTCATCGGCGCGGGAGCCTTCGTGGTGGTGCTGTTCGTCGTCATCCCGGCGTTCAACCAGTCCGGCAGCTTCGACTACTGGGGTGCGGTCAGTTTCGGACAGGCGGGCCCCGGTCCGGTGCAAACGTTCTTCACCGGCTGGGACCTCAAGACCGTCACCCTGCTGCTGACCTTCGGGATCACCGGATTCCTCGCGTTGCGGTCCCCCTGGGTGCTGGTCGCCGGGCCGACCCTGGCGTGGCGGTGGGTCGGCCAGAACAACGAGTACTGGGACACCAACTGGCACTACTCGCTGATCCTGATGCCCATCGTCTTCATCGCTCTACTCGACGCGATCGGCCGGATCCGCACCCGGTCACCCGGCTGGTTGCGCCACTACACCGACCACGTTCCCACCGTCGCGCTGGCGGTCGCGGTCGTGCTGATCATGCAGTTCCCGTTGCACAACCTGTTCTTGAGCAAGACGTACCGGCCC is from Nakamurella sp. PAMC28650 and encodes:
- a CDS encoding sedoheptulose 7-phosphate cyclase, which gives rise to MTAQLQPTFTATDTAFHIEAYEKIDYSLLYVDGAFNVENTEIADSYRHLGRCLMVIDDAVYALNGEQMRAYFDYHHIDLTMFPVAIRETAKTLRTVESIVDAFGEFGLLRTEPVLVVGGGLTTDVAGFACASYRRSTNYIRIPTTLIGLIDASVSIKVGVNHGKSKNRLGAYHASQKVILDFSFLKTLPTDQVRNGMAELIKISTVANSGIFELLEKYGEDLLHTRFGHLDGTQELREIAQQVTYQAIETMLRLEVPNLHELDLDRVIAFGHTWSPVLELTPEVPFFHGQAINIDMAFSTTLAEQRGYISVSERDRIFWLMSRLGLALNSPHLTSELLGKGTDAIIQTRDGQLRAAVPRPIGTCYFINDLTGDELDRMLTIHGEVCGHYPRGGAGEEMFTV
- a CDS encoding HAD-IA family hydrolase, encoding MSAILFGSISTVANTSELQRRAFNQAFEAHGLDWHWDRETYRTMLSRSGGQDRVADYAHSLGHSVDARAVHETKSRIFQDALATSELAPREGVVDTIRDARKSGWKVGLVTTTSRENVSALLAALSPQVRRQDFDVVVDSSSVGQPKPDRAAYSYALEMLDESPTQCVAIEDNVDGVQSAVAAGLVCVAFLNENTAGHDVAAADRSVDRLDVRELQLVAGLN
- a CDS encoding DUF2079 domain-containing protein: MRTDGGRSTVEIDRRRLPLQDETTPADGFGPVRSSAVTDSGRPAGTTTTIPLRWLPYALWAFFAGVYSLLSLTRFNILSTPSWDNAIFQQAISGYAHLRAPIVDIKGPGYNILGDHFSPILAMLAPVFRLFPYAQTLLVAQAVLITLSVVPVTRMALRRLGPAGGAAVALGYVLSFGIQSAVYTDFHEMAFAAPLIAFAGEAYLRRRWWAAAAWALPLLLVKEDLGVTVAAIGVVLLLFAGARRIGAGLVVIGAGAFVVVLFVVIPAFNQSGSFDYWGAVSFGQAGPGPVQTFFTGWDLKTVTLLLTFGITGFLALRSPWVLVAGPTLAWRWVGQNNEYWDTNWHYSLILMPIVFIALLDAIGRIRTRSPGWLRHYTDHVPTVALAVAVVLIMQFPLHNLFLSKTYRPNGADVAASSAAIALMPRGSTVETNMGLITHLVTDYRVYWYGSVGAVVPEYVLIDDHTAHDAAGVVDYAQQQHPGHTYQLIYDTDGYHLAHRTS